Genomic window (Alligator mississippiensis isolate rAllMis1 chromosome 7, rAllMis1, whole genome shotgun sequence):
CTGAATTAAAGTTGAAGGAGAACCTAAGAAATTTTGCCTATAGATTTCTGATTAAACTTGGATCAGCTCTGCTGGCAAGATATTTCTTAGGTTCTCTTAAACTACATTATTATACATTTTGTAACAGTAGCAAAAATATTTGTCTTCAGGTACCATCCAACCTGAAATCTTGTCCACTAAAAGAGCAGTCCCTCATCCTGAAGAGGCACTTGAACTAACATTTTCAAAGCTAACCAGTAAGTTGGCATCTCAACTTTTGAATGCCTGGTTTGAGATGCCCAGAAGGGACCAGATAGTCAGTGAGTGATCAGCACATATTAAAGACTATCGCAATGACTTTTATTGCTTTCCTCAGTGTTGTATCCACATATACCAAGCCTATTCAGAAGTGGGAAGGGAATTAAGTTTGGTAGCTGGCAGTCCTTATCATACCCTCCCTTAAAAGTCTTGTACGATATGCATCTTTCAGAATCcaagacaaagaaagaaaatactccTTGTCACCATACAGAAGGACCATACAACTTCCAGAGTAGTTGTCTACCTGTCTGCCTGCAGCAAAGTATACTATCTTGCTTgaggtattttattttaaatataattaacttGTCCAAAAAGTAGCTCAAAGCAGTTGCAGCTGATGATTTACAATTGTCCAATTTAGCTTGCAGCTCTTAGACTTATTTAAGTTGCTGTAGTTCCTCTAAAGGAAATTAAGTTATTTCAACAGGTAAGGACCTGCTGTCCGGGTTTTGATTGTTTTATGATGCAATTAAAAGCAAATGAGAACAAAAATGTAGAAGTTAGGCAGTGGAAATTTTCCAACTTCATCTTTCTCATTTTTCCTTGTTACCTGGAACTCAGAAAGTTTTGGTGTAGCATAATTAAGAAATGATGAATGAGCTGCACATTTTCAACAACATACTCTCCCTGTTGTATACTTCATTTGGATTTACATGGTGCAAACAGATGTCAAGTAGAACTTAAAAAATCCATGGCTTGGAATTtgtagcattttttttcaataggTAATTTCTGTACGAGATGTCAGCAAAAAATAGTGCTGACATTCATAAGCACACCAGGAAGCTCAGCCTTCACCAGCTCCACTTACTCATAGCACTCAGACCTGTTAGGCAAGCAGAACATTTCAATATTATACTACAACCTCCTATTTTACTATAAGAATAAATACTGCATTGTTTAATCCATAGATATTACATGGTTACCTCATGCTGAGCTTACTTTGTAAGTGTGTTTACAGGAAATACTACGTAGATCCCATACCTATCTTTCCTTATTATGGAAGCTGAAGTCCTCTTGAATTAGTAAGATTTTATCTACCCCACCATTAACTTTCAATACAAGAAAGCAAATATTCTACTTGCACAGCTAATACTGTATTCATTAAGTGTTTGAGTTGGAAAAACTTATTTTGAAACAGGAGAGTGGTGGCAGAGTGGATAAGGTGTCTGAATTCAAGCAGTACTGTAAACTCAGCCTGAGGGCTGCCTCCCATTGATCCAGCTCTAAAATGGATACCTAACCATTTGGACTGGGGAGTCAAAAGTGCATGACACTAGCTCTCTTTTGCATTCATGCCTTATCCGTACCAGCTTGATGGCCTGCTAGGCCTCAGCTATCTTCTACTAATTCTGAAACACAGGGTACCCTACAAATAAGCACAAGTATCTAAAAGGGTAAGTTACACAGAGCGTAAGCATCTAACCTGGGACTAAATGGAATCACCCAAGGTTGATTCATGGAACCCCATTTCACCACGTAAATGCCTGTGTCTCCAGGCACATAAACTTCCTAGCAAAAGCCAGCAAACACCTGAAGTTCTCAGCATGTGCATCCCCACAGGTGTTACCATCTTCTCTAGCTAGGTGCCCATTTCCCATGCTATGCATCCCCATGCTTAAGTTCCCAGAGGACCCTGATATAGTAAGCACACTCAGAGCTCATTGAGTTGATACTGTGATGGCCATCTTTTGCATATTTTTATGGTTATAGCACTTGGGAAAGTGGGACAGTTGGGTTCAAGGCCCTCAGCCTGAGGGCTTCAAAACATCTGTCCTTCCTTAGAAAGTGACCCAactgcccagggctgggacagaggaATCCGCACCCCACCTTACAGGAGCCGGTCAACTGCAGTCAGAGTACAAGAGGTAATAGGGCCCAAGGGAGATCAAGTCAGATGAAACATGCCTATATCTCAGGGATGTTCAGTTTAAGTAAACATATACATATTAAAATAATGTAAGCTGAACATTTAGGGTGTCACAAAGGGACTTAAGGTAAGATGCATCTGAAATCCTGCCTCTCATAGGGAAGCAAAACTCAGGACACCCCCTGCTGTCCCCGCTGCCTTTACCACTGAGCTTCAATCATGTAAGACTTGCAGCTACATTTTACTTGTGATAAAAACACAGCATACCTGTTTTATATTCCTGTGGGgcttatttaaattatttagttCTGGGATTTGAAATCTGTTTTAAATGCAGAACTACATGGTTCCCTGTTTAGCACAAAACCAACAAAACCAGTATAGTCAagatcaggggtgggtaaaatgcagcccgccaggccattctattcagaccatgtggcccctaaaaaatttagaaaattattagtctgctctgggctgccctcgatggctttccaaaactcagtaagcagccttctgcccaaaataattgttcGCCCCTGGTCAAGATCAAGgaattaaaatgcaaaaataacaACCAAAATGTAACATGCTTTAGATGGGAATCAGTAGGGATTTCTTTAGTTTATTTCACTGGAGAAGTTTGTATATACTAacatttattgttttttaaagctGGTATTTTCAGTTTTCTACCTCAAAATGGAGATTTAGATAACTTGAAGATACCGAAACATTATGGGATCCATTTATTCCAATTAAAAAACAACCCTACTCCTGGAATATAACTTTAGACTTGCTATTTCCATGTAAATAATGTTGACTATCAAGATCTGCTTTTTTCTACTACAGCCCATAATATAACTGAATATTACTTCTAAGCATTTGAAGGAAAGATGTTTTTTCAAAAACaccttctggggttttttttgttgttgttttttttttttaaacaggtttctgtttttgtttttaataatttgcTGTACAGTAATTAAATAGAGTTTTCAACACTTCAGACTGTAGTGTTTGACTATCAATCCAGATTGATGGTGACATTGATTTTTCTGGATCACTGAGATTCTGGTCTAAGAGGGCCCTAATGTCCCATCTCTTCCCCTGAACTTCAGAGGAGTTACTCTAGTATGAACTGATGAAAGAAGAGATTTGTAAATCCAGTACAGCTCACTCTACTGGCTTTTTACTGAGACTGCTAAAGAACAGGAAAGGTTAATAAACTGAACCACACTTGAATAGGAAGTATTTTCCTAAACAAGGTACAAATTCTTTATTCACCAATAAGTTAAAGTGCTCTCATAAATACTGGTTTAGTCTTTTGTACACTGTGTTTAAGATGATAAAGTAAGAGCTTAATTCATTCCTCAGATTCTGATCCCTCCTCATCTTGACTGATCTGGAAATAGCGCAGTTCATAAGTCTCCTTATCAGATGCAACCACACGAAGCCAGTCACGAAGATTGTTCTTTTTGAGGTATTTCTTTGTGAGGTATTTCAGATaccttttaaaaaagtaaaaatatattaaCATTCTATCAGGGTTTACTGCGGTCTTGTGTTGCATGGCATCTCGCAGGTGACAATTCTGAATTTTGCAGCAATGAACGCAACAAGCAACACTGCATTTCCTTTTGGTGGTTACCAAACTTAACACTGCAAGTGATTCAAGTTATTGATTATATACATGTATTAATTCACATACATAATTTCACTTCTGATGGATAAACTTCTTGCAGTATTTGATGGTCTGCTATAGTCAAGCTATTCTCCAGTGATTTGACACTACTTAACACCAAAGTTTTACCTACAATTAGTTATCTATGATTGATAGAAGTGAAAAGTTCACAAACCCTACAGTATATGCTGGCATACCAAAGTCTTACTGCTAGAATAGGCTGTTTCATTTGGGGAAATGGCATAAGCTGTAAATCATCTCCTACTGGGACTCAAATTATATCCATACCAAAAAGAAGCAATATCTAAACAAGTCCTTAACATGTTTAAGTGCACTCTCTAGCCTAAGGGCTTGAGAATCACCCTTGAATGTACTAGGATAGGGACGGTTAGATGAGCATAGGTCTGTTTTATAATCTGAGGGATATAAGATGCATTCGTACGAGCTACCTTTTATAGCAGCAGAACAGAGACTCCATTCGGTGTTGCAGTAATTTAGTTATTTTAGTAAATAAACAACatacagagaacagatttagccttgatatcaagaaaaactgtatggtaagggtggccaaaatttggaatgggcttccgagggaggtggtgctctcccctaccttgggggtctttaagagaaggctgggtaggcatctggctggggtcacctgaccccagcactctctcctgcctagacagggggtcggactcgatgatccgtagagatcccttctgaccctagcacctACGAACCTATTCCATAACATGCGAACAAAACAGTTAAATTGGTACAGGAGTGGTACTAACAGGCCTATGTTACAAAAATTACCTTCAAAATGCCTCACCAGTTCAGAATCAGCTAAATCACAATTAAAATCAACATCTTTAGAGGCAGAAAAAGATGCCCACCTTTTCGAGAACTGTTTCTCAGATGTCACCGTGATCTTGTTCTTCAAACGTTCAATGTGAACGATGTTCCCCAGGTTTCCAGTTTTTCCATTGACCTTCACCTTCTCCTTCAGGAACTGCTCCTATTCCAACAAG
Coding sequences:
- the RPL22L1 gene encoding ribosomal protein eL22-like isoform X2, translated to MAPKDRKAKRAAWKFSLDLTHPVEDGIFDSGSFEQFLKEKVKVNGKTGNLGNIVHIERLKNKITVTSEKQFSKRYLKYLTKKYLKKNNLRDWLRVVASDKETYELRYFQISQDEEGSESEE
- the RPL22L1 gene encoding ribosomal protein eL22-like isoform X1 — encoded protein: MLNECLEMDSLRICSKIFPGTEKDRKAKRAAWKFSLDLTHPVEDGIFDSGSFEQFLKEKVKVNGKTGNLGNIVHIERLKNKITVTSEKQFSKRYLKYLTKKYLKKNNLRDWLRVVASDKETYELRYFQISQDEEGSESEE